Proteins encoded within one genomic window of Polaribacter sp. NJDZ03:
- a CDS encoding magnesium chelatase — protein sequence MNIHTLGELKASGYKSKSIKDELRENLITKIKNKETVFKGVHGYENTVIPELERAILSKHNINLLGLRGQAKTRLARLMVDLLDEYIPVVAGSEINDDPLQPISRFAIELIKEKGDDTPIYWLHRNERFAEKLATPDVTVADIIGDVDPIKAANLKLSYADDRVIHYGMIPRANRCIFVINELPDLQARIQVALFNILQEGDIQIRGFKLRLPLDMQFVFTANPEDYTNRGSIVTPLKDRIGSQILTHYPEDIETAKTITQQEANKVGSQKDFIAVPELAKDLLEQIVFEARESEYIDAKSGVSARLSISAFENLLSTAERRALLSGDEKTMIRLNDFDGIIPAITGKVELVYEGEQEGAQVVAETLIKNAIKTLFPSYFPEIKKLEKQGEESPYDAIISWFFNADEDFELLDEHTEAQYKAELDKVKPLDAFIKEFQPDMNEADAYFMKEFVLWALVEFKKLSKYRFAEGTQFKDPYGNFISGL from the coding sequence ATGAATATACATACATTAGGAGAATTAAAAGCATCAGGATACAAATCTAAGTCAATTAAAGACGAATTAAGAGAAAACCTGATAACCAAAATAAAAAATAAAGAAACCGTTTTTAAAGGAGTTCATGGATATGAGAATACGGTTATTCCGGAATTAGAAAGAGCTATTTTAAGTAAACATAATATTAATTTATTAGGATTAAGAGGGCAAGCAAAAACACGTTTGGCTAGATTGATGGTAGATTTATTGGATGAATACATTCCGGTTGTTGCAGGTTCTGAGATTAATGACGATCCTTTACAGCCAATTTCTAGGTTTGCTATTGAGTTGATTAAAGAAAAGGGAGATGATACACCTATTTATTGGCTGCATAGAAACGAACGTTTTGCAGAAAAATTAGCAACGCCAGATGTAACGGTTGCCGATATTATTGGTGATGTAGATCCTATAAAAGCAGCCAATTTAAAATTAAGTTATGCAGATGATAGAGTAATTCATTACGGAATGATTCCACGTGCAAACAGATGTATTTTTGTAATTAATGAATTACCAGATTTACAAGCAAGAATTCAGGTTGCACTTTTTAATATTTTACAAGAAGGAGATATTCAAATTAGAGGATTTAAATTACGTTTGCCTTTAGATATGCAATTTGTGTTTACAGCAAACCCAGAAGATTATACCAATAGAGGAAGTATTGTTACACCTTTAAAAGATAGAATTGGTTCGCAAATTTTAACACATTACCCAGAGGATATTGAAACAGCTAAAACAATTACACAACAAGAAGCAAATAAGGTAGGTTCTCAAAAAGACTTTATAGCAGTGCCAGAATTGGCAAAAGACTTGTTAGAACAAATTGTTTTTGAAGCGAGAGAAAGTGAGTATATAGATGCTAAAAGTGGTGTGAGTGCCCGTTTAAGTATTTCTGCTTTCGAAAATCTATTAAGCACAGCAGAAAGAAGAGCATTGCTTTCTGGTGATGAAAAAACAATGATCCGTTTAAATGATTTCGACGGAATTATTCCTGCAATAACAGGAAAGGTAGAGTTAGTTTATGAAGGAGAGCAAGAAGGCGCACAAGTTGTGGCAGAAACCTTAATAAAGAATGCAATTAAAACGTTGTTTCCAAGTTATTTTCCGGAGATAAAAAAGTTAGAAAAACAAGGAGAAGAATCTCCTTATGATGCTATTATTTCTTGGTTTTTTAATGCTGATGAAGATTTCGAATTATTAGATGAACATACAGAAGCGCAATACAAAGCAGAATTAGATAAAGTAAAACCTTTAGATGCTTTTATAAAAGAATTTCAACCAGATATGAATGAAGCAGATGCTTATTTTATGAAAGAATTTGTGTTATGGGCATTGGTGGAGTTTAAAAAATTAAGTAAGTATCGTTTTGCAGAAGGTACTCAATTTAAAGATCCTTATGGAAACTTTATAAGCGGACTGTAA
- a CDS encoding glycosyltransferase, with translation MKSILMISLHGYVGAHAELGKPDTGGQVVYVLELADRFSRLGKRVDLLTRQFEEQPEYDIVDDNFSVWRIPFGGKKFIRKEDMHDHLKKFVTNTLAAIKKENKKYDVVYSHYWDAGWAGQKIAEELGICHVHTPHSLGWWKQHSMGSDMDEKVMEKTYRFKERIRKEYFVYQMCNFVIATTLPQVDLLVQQYDVLSRNCSMIPPGIDENRFFPVPSKENDKIRLKYDIKPTDILALGRMAHNKGYDLLIRSLPTVFELCPEARLVAAIGGDSQQDRDGIETLKVLAKELGVMDKIKWKNYIADEDLANVYRSASIFVMPSRYEPFGMVAIEAMACGTPSVITVHGGLCDLIDFGNQALFADPHRPKEFGAMMAMPLLYPKLRNEMSVEGARFARRNFGWTGIAKRMLTIFNSSINQNTMESNIY, from the coding sequence ATGAAATCAATATTAATGATTTCTTTACATGGATATGTAGGGGCGCATGCAGAATTAGGAAAACCAGATACAGGAGGACAAGTTGTATATGTTTTAGAATTAGCAGATAGATTTAGTAGATTGGGTAAACGTGTAGATCTTTTAACAAGACAGTTTGAAGAGCAACCAGAATATGATATTGTAGATGATAATTTTAGTGTTTGGAGAATTCCTTTCGGTGGAAAAAAATTCATTAGAAAAGAAGACATGCACGATCATTTAAAAAAGTTTGTAACTAATACTTTAGCAGCAATTAAAAAAGAAAATAAGAAGTATGACGTTGTTTATTCTCATTATTGGGATGCAGGTTGGGCAGGACAAAAAATTGCAGAAGAATTAGGTATTTGTCACGTGCATACGCCACATTCTTTAGGTTGGTGGAAACAACATTCTATGGGAAGTGATATGGACGAGAAAGTGATGGAAAAAACCTATCGCTTTAAAGAACGTATTAGAAAGGAATATTTTGTGTATCAGATGTGTAATTTTGTGATTGCAACCACACTTCCGCAGGTAGATTTATTAGTACAACAATACGATGTATTGTCTAGAAATTGTAGCATGATTCCTCCAGGAATTGATGAAAACAGGTTTTTTCCGGTACCGTCTAAAGAGAACGATAAAATTAGATTAAAGTATGATATTAAACCAACCGATATCTTGGCGTTGGGTAGAATGGCGCATAATAAAGGCTACGATTTATTAATACGTTCGTTACCAACAGTTTTTGAATTATGTCCGGAAGCTAGATTGGTTGCTGCTATTGGTGGAGATTCTCAACAAGATAGAGACGGAATTGAAACTTTAAAAGTATTGGCGAAGGAGTTAGGTGTTATGGATAAAATTAAATGGAAAAATTATATTGCAGATGAAGATTTAGCAAACGTATATAGATCTGCAAGTATCTTTGTAATGCCATCTAGATATGAGCCTTTTGGTATGGTTGCTATTGAAGCAATGGCATGTGGAACGCCAAGTGTAATTACCGTGCATGGTGGTTTGTGTGATTTAATTGATTTTGGAAACCAAGCTTTATTTGCAGATCCACACAGGCCAAAAGAATTTGGAGCAATGATGGCAATGCCTTTACTATACCCTAAATTAAGAAACGAAATGTCTGTAGAAGGCGCACGTTTTGCACGTAGAAATTTTGGTTGGACAGGAATTGCAAAAAGGATGTTAACCATTTTTAATAGTTCTATAAATCAAAACACTATGGAATCTAATATTTATTAG
- a CDS encoding succinylglutamate desuccinylase/aspartoacylase family protein produces the protein MSSKPFILLGKVIPEGKRTVLDLEVAKLHTRTTVKVPIIIERSQNPGPVVLLLAGIHGDETNGVGIIREIINLKINKPKTGTIICIPVFNIFGYLIQTREFPDGRDLNRMFPGSASGSLASQFAYQFTKEIAPLVDYVIDFHTGGGDRDNIAQIRCSKDDEKALELAKVFNPPMIVFSENITKSLRDTLHKMGKTVLLFEGGKSKELNPTIINEGVNGTRNVLIRLGLIEGDITVRATPVFVHKAKWLRASDSGMFKIRVANGSFVKKREVLGVIQDPFGEFKKKIYAPFDCNIFCINKTPIVNKGDALFHVSIDE, from the coding sequence ATGTCGAGTAAACCTTTTATCCTTTTAGGAAAAGTAATTCCTGAAGGAAAACGTACTGTTTTAGATTTAGAAGTAGCAAAACTACATACCAGAACCACTGTAAAGGTGCCTATAATTATAGAACGTTCTCAGAATCCTGGTCCCGTAGTTTTATTACTAGCGGGTATACATGGAGATGAAACAAATGGTGTTGGTATTATTAGAGAAATTATTAATTTAAAGATTAATAAACCGAAAACCGGAACCATTATTTGTATTCCTGTTTTTAATATTTTTGGCTATTTAATTCAGACTAGAGAATTTCCTGACGGACGAGATTTAAATAGAATGTTTCCTGGTTCTGCTAGTGGTTCTTTAGCAAGCCAGTTTGCTTATCAATTTACAAAAGAAATTGCACCACTTGTAGATTATGTCATTGATTTTCATACCGGTGGTGGAGATCGTGACAATATTGCACAAATTAGATGTAGTAAAGATGATGAAAAAGCATTAGAATTGGCAAAGGTTTTTAACCCACCAATGATTGTTTTTTCTGAAAACATTACAAAATCACTAAGAGATACGTTACATAAAATGGGTAAAACCGTGTTACTTTTTGAAGGTGGAAAATCTAAAGAACTAAACCCTACAATTATTAACGAAGGTGTTAACGGAACTAGAAATGTATTAATCCGTTTAGGTCTTATTGAAGGCGATATTACGGTTAGAGCAACTCCTGTTTTTGTGCATAAAGCAAAATGGTTAAGAGCCTCTGATTCTGGGATGTTTAAAATTAGAGTTGCCAACGGAAGCTTTGTAAAAAAGAGAGAAGTTTTAGGCGTAATACAAGATCCTTTTGGTGAGTTTAAAAAGAAAATTTATGCGCCATTTGATTGTAATATTTTCTGTATTAATAAAACTCCAATTGTAAATAAAGGTGATGCATTATTTCATGTTAGTATAGATGAATAA
- a CDS encoding YdeI family protein encodes MNEVEEFYFKNDAEWRLWLSKNYNLSEGIYLIFYKVENKEASMRWEEAVKIALCFGWIDATVKSLGAGKRRQYFCPRKQKSVWSAVNKNYIQNLIADNLMHQSGLDIIEIAKQNGCWTTLDAVEKGIIPDDLQIAFAKNETAFNNYNNFAPSYKKSYLYWIHQAKRETTRQKRITEIIQLCKANKKSRGNR; translated from the coding sequence ATGAATGAAGTTGAAGAATTTTACTTTAAAAATGATGCTGAATGGCGCCTTTGGTTGTCTAAAAATTATAATTTATCAGAAGGAATTTATCTAATTTTTTATAAAGTAGAAAATAAAGAAGCATCTATGCGTTGGGAAGAAGCCGTTAAGATTGCTTTATGTTTTGGCTGGATAGATGCAACTGTAAAAAGTTTAGGAGCAGGAAAACGCAGGCAATATTTCTGCCCAAGAAAACAAAAAAGTGTTTGGAGTGCTGTGAATAAAAATTATATTCAAAATTTAATTGCTGATAATTTAATGCATCAAAGTGGATTAGACATTATAGAAATTGCAAAACAAAATGGTTGTTGGACCACCTTAGATGCTGTCGAAAAAGGAATTATTCCTGATGATTTACAAATTGCCTTTGCTAAAAACGAAACGGCTTTTAACAATTACAATAATTTTGCACCTAGTTATAAAAAGAGTTATTTGTATTGGATACATCAAGCAAAGAGAGAAACAACCCGACAAAAAAGAATTACTGAGATTATTCAATTATGTAAGGCAAATAAAAAATCTAGAGGAAATAGGTAA
- a CDS encoding HAD-IIB family hydrolase: MTENSLNNENKIKLLSFDIDNTLIDFHTYKSNFKKIWEKYHHQSDVILTYNTGRLIDDVLDLIDKKVLPEPDYIISGVGTHIYNYKKGEIVKEFNDVLDDGWNLESVENIIQKIKHPISDQPTKFQHSYKRSYFFHDASNELIESIEQDFADADMDVNIVYSGNKFLDVLPKWANKGNALRWLLRRLKFKSNEVLVAGDSGNDSAMFDLKDVSGIVVANAHDELYLYTKHKKVYHTEKEKGDGIIEGLIFYKILPKEALEDTNIDHSEDFFIKKEKENITQEDTDEKVALIKEGYVKAIEALKKNITPLGFSACSIKDNIPNGTDENYHSVWARDGAITVIGSLSLIDDEEIHQCQRQTLVTLIENMSRNGQIPANVRLKDGEPDYSGVGGICSIDSGIWVVIAFYEYVNVTKDIQFLRKYIGDIKETMRWLGAHDSNNDALLEIPEAGDWTDLFGRSYNILYDEILWYRSNVCFGRMLEMLGSHEDAGEYIRWSQVIKKEIVQNFWPSTQQKLFQSVSFAEKQFTLGDTSYLIAQTTPFDFSWRCDVLGNVLAFLHGTIDAEKAHQTFKFMLGVGVNDPFPVANVYPVVSPGDPDWKPYYTVNLLNLPNHYHNGGIWPFVGGFWVKFVNKLGFKDIAIEELHKLALINKEGINEEWEFTEWAHGTTGKPMGKAYQAWSAAQYISACNDLKIIKTITKK, encoded by the coding sequence ATGACTGAAAACAGCTTAAATAATGAAAATAAAATAAAATTATTATCATTTGATATTGACAACACTTTAATTGATTTTCATACCTATAAAAGTAACTTTAAAAAAATATGGGAAAAGTATCATCATCAAAGTGATGTAATTTTAACGTATAATACAGGTCGTTTAATAGATGACGTTTTAGATTTAATAGATAAAAAGGTGCTTCCAGAACCAGATTATATTATTTCTGGCGTAGGTACACATATTTATAATTATAAAAAAGGTGAAATAGTAAAAGAGTTTAATGATGTTTTAGATGATGGTTGGAATTTAGAGTCTGTAGAAAATATCATTCAGAAAATAAAACATCCTATTAGTGATCAACCAACAAAATTTCAGCATTCTTATAAAAGAAGTTACTTCTTTCATGATGCCAGTAACGAGCTTATTGAAAGTATAGAACAAGATTTTGCAGATGCAGATATGGATGTAAATATTGTGTATTCGGGTAATAAATTTTTAGATGTTTTACCAAAATGGGCCAATAAAGGAAATGCTTTACGTTGGCTATTAAGAAGATTAAAATTTAAATCTAATGAGGTTTTAGTTGCTGGAGATAGTGGTAACGATTCTGCAATGTTCGATTTAAAAGATGTGTCTGGTATTGTGGTTGCAAATGCACATGACGAATTGTACTTGTATACAAAACATAAAAAAGTTTATCATACAGAAAAAGAAAAAGGAGATGGTATTATAGAAGGGTTAATTTTCTATAAAATATTACCAAAAGAAGCGCTTGAAGATACAAACATCGATCACTCGGAAGATTTTTTTATCAAAAAAGAAAAAGAAAATATTACTCAAGAAGATACAGATGAAAAAGTTGCATTAATTAAAGAGGGATATGTAAAAGCAATTGAAGCGCTTAAGAAAAATATTACACCGCTTGGTTTTTCCGCTTGTTCTATAAAGGATAATATACCTAATGGTACCGATGAAAATTATCATAGTGTTTGGGCCAGAGATGGCGCAATTACTGTTATAGGTTCGTTGTCTTTAATAGATGATGAAGAAATTCATCAATGTCAAAGACAAACATTGGTTACGTTGATAGAAAACATGTCTAGAAACGGACAAATACCTGCAAATGTTAGACTAAAAGATGGTGAGCCAGATTACTCTGGAGTTGGAGGAATTTGTTCTATAGATAGTGGTATTTGGGTAGTAATTGCTTTCTATGAATATGTAAATGTTACTAAAGATATTCAGTTTTTAAGAAAATATATTGGAGATATTAAGGAAACCATGCGATGGTTAGGAGCCCATGATAGTAATAATGATGCACTTTTAGAAATTCCGGAAGCTGGAGATTGGACAGACTTATTTGGAAGAAGTTATAATATTTTATATGATGAAATTCTTTGGTATAGATCTAATGTGTGTTTTGGACGTATGTTAGAAATGTTAGGAAGCCATGAGGATGCTGGGGAATATATTAGATGGTCTCAGGTGATTAAAAAAGAGATTGTACAAAACTTCTGGCCTTCTACGCAGCAAAAATTATTTCAATCGGTTTCATTTGCAGAAAAGCAATTTACATTAGGAGACACTTCTTATTTAATAGCACAAACTACACCTTTCGATTTTAGCTGGCGTTGTGATGTTTTAGGAAATGTGTTGGCTTTTTTACACGGAACCATAGATGCAGAAAAAGCACATCAAACTTTTAAATTTATGCTAGGTGTTGGTGTAAATGATCCTTTTCCGGTTGCAAATGTATATCCGGTGGTAAGTCCTGGAGATCCAGATTGGAAACCTTATTACACCGTAAATCTTCTGAATTTACCCAACCATTATCACAATGGTGGAATTTGGCCTTTTGTGGGTGGTTTTTGGGTAAAGTTTGTAAATAAATTAGGGTTTAAAGACATTGCAATAGAAGAATTGCACAAACTAGCTTTAATCAATAAAGAAGGAATTAATGAAGAGTGGGAGTTTACAGAATGGGCACATGGAACCACAGGGAAACCAATGGGGAAAGCATACCAAGCTTGGTCTGCTGCTCAATATATATCAGCTTGTAACGATTTAAAAATAATTAAAACTATAACTAAAAAATAG
- a CDS encoding M28 family peptidase, which translates to MKKITLLFLLMSISISAQTDLKIYDIINAVSADNIKADIKTLTEFGTRNTFSDTISTTKGIGAARRWIKAAFDKISSNCNNCINTFYQKDFVTKKGNRRVPHDAWIVNVVAVQKGTKYPNKYIIMSGDIDSRASDAMDFTTDAPGANDNASGMAGTIEAARVLSKYQFESSIIYVGLSGEEQGLFGGAGLANYAKEQDWEIIGVLNNDMIGNIKGVDGVIDNRSFRIFSEPVPANETEKQRKARRFYGGEVDGVSRQLARYIHKNVKTYMPEMNPMMIYRLDRFGRGGHHRPFNDLGFAGIRIMEAHENYTQQHQDIRTEKGIAYGDTFEHVNFEYAKKLTAVNAITMANLAWAPEAPKKVAIGGIVEAAVKLKWDKVDGAKGYKIYWRDTTSPTWDHARYVEATEFTLDGIVIDNFFFGVAAVGENGHESVVVFPNEIMR; encoded by the coding sequence ATGAAAAAAATTACACTCTTATTTTTATTGATGTCAATTTCTATTTCTGCACAAACAGATCTTAAAATTTACGATATCATAAATGCAGTTTCTGCAGACAATATTAAAGCAGACATAAAAACCCTAACAGAATTCGGTACAAGAAATACTTTTTCAGATACCATTTCTACAACTAAAGGTATTGGTGCAGCTAGACGCTGGATAAAAGCCGCATTCGATAAAATATCTAGCAATTGTAACAACTGTATCAACACTTTTTATCAAAAGGATTTTGTAACAAAAAAAGGGAATAGAAGAGTACCTCACGATGCTTGGATTGTAAATGTTGTGGCAGTTCAAAAAGGAACAAAATACCCAAACAAATATATTATTATGAGTGGTGATATTGATTCTCGTGCAAGCGATGCAATGGATTTTACCACAGATGCTCCTGGTGCTAATGACAATGCCTCCGGAATGGCAGGAACCATAGAAGCCGCAAGAGTTTTAAGTAAGTATCAATTTGAAAGCAGTATTATTTATGTAGGTCTTTCTGGTGAAGAACAAGGTTTGTTTGGTGGTGCTGGTTTGGCCAACTATGCAAAAGAACAAGATTGGGAAATTATCGGAGTTTTAAACAACGATATGATTGGTAATATTAAAGGTGTAGATGGTGTAATTGACAATCGTAGTTTTAGAATTTTCTCGGAACCGGTGCCTGCAAATGAAACGGAAAAACAACGCAAAGCAAGACGTTTTTATGGCGGTGAGGTAGATGGGGTTTCTAGACAATTGGCAAGATATATTCATAAAAATGTAAAAACATATATGCCAGAAATGAACCCAATGATGATTTATAGATTAGATAGATTTGGACGAGGAGGACACCACAGACCTTTTAACGATTTAGGTTTTGCAGGAATTAGAATTATGGAAGCGCATGAAAACTACACACAGCAACATCAAGATATTAGAACTGAAAAAGGTATTGCATACGGAGATACTTTTGAGCATGTAAATTTCGAATATGCAAAAAAACTAACTGCCGTAAACGCCATTACTATGGCCAATTTAGCTTGGGCACCAGAAGCTCCTAAAAAAGTAGCTATTGGCGGAATTGTAGAAGCAGCTGTAAAATTAAAATGGGATAAAGTTGACGGAGCCAAAGGTTATAAAATTTATTGGCGAGATACCACCTCTCCTACTTGGGACCATGCTAGGTATGTAGAAGCTACAGAATTTACTTTAGACGGAATTGTTATTGACAACTTCTTTTTTGGTGTGGCAGCTGTTGGAGAAAATGGACATGAAAGTGTTGTTGTTTTTCCTAATGAGATAATGAGATAG
- a CDS encoding carbohydrate kinase: protein MMSKIVCFGEVLWDVFPTHKKIGGAPLNVAVRLKSFKNDVAMVSAIGNDELGKLILNYINDLKINTDGVVILEDYTTGEVAVTLNEKGAATYEIVHPRAWDKIPLTAAAATLVKQADAFVFGSLITRDAISKNTLYQLLKLAKYAIFDVNLRAPFYTKEILVDLMYRADFIKLNDDELYEISDFLGSPFHNLEQNIHFIAQKTKTAHICVTKGEHGAVLLYNNALFYNSGYKIKVVDTVGSGDSFLASLISQLINGSAPQKAIDFACAVGALVAQNEGANPIITENEVVQFSGL from the coding sequence ATGATGTCTAAAATAGTCTGTTTTGGTGAAGTTTTGTGGGATGTTTTTCCTACACATAAAAAAATAGGAGGAGCGCCTTTAAATGTTGCAGTTCGTTTAAAATCTTTTAAGAATGATGTTGCTATGGTGAGTGCCATTGGTAATGATGAATTAGGAAAGTTGATTTTAAATTACATAAACGATTTAAAAATAAATACGGATGGTGTAGTAATTTTAGAAGATTATACAACAGGAGAAGTTGCTGTAACATTAAATGAAAAAGGAGCTGCTACCTATGAAATTGTACATCCAAGGGCTTGGGATAAAATTCCACTTACAGCAGCAGCTGCAACACTGGTAAAACAAGCTGATGCTTTTGTTTTTGGAAGTTTAATAACAAGAGATGCTATTTCTAAAAACACATTGTATCAACTTTTAAAGCTTGCTAAATATGCCATTTTTGATGTGAATTTAAGAGCACCTTTTTACACAAAAGAAATATTGGTAGATTTAATGTATAGGGCAGATTTTATAAAATTAAATGATGATGAGTTGTATGAAATAAGTGATTTTTTAGGTTCTCCTTTTCATAATTTAGAACAAAACATACATTTTATAGCTCAAAAAACAAAAACAGCACATATTTGCGTTACAAAAGGCGAACATGGTGCTGTTTTATTATATAACAATGCATTGTTTTACAATAGTGGTTATAAAATTAAAGTAGTAGACACTGTTGGTTCTGGAGATTCTTTTTTAGCCTCATTAATAAGTCAATTAATTAATGGTTCAGCTCCACAAAAAGCAATTGATTTTGCTTGTGCTGTTGGTGCCTTAGTTGCTCAAAATGAAGGAGCAAATCCTATTATTACAGAAAATGAAGTTGTTCAGTTTAGTGGTTTGTAG